A region from the Arachis ipaensis cultivar K30076 chromosome B01, Araip1.1, whole genome shotgun sequence genome encodes:
- the LOC107611046 gene encoding uncharacterized protein LOC107611046 has product MDGTALDNPTLYRQLVGGLVYLTVTRPEIAYLVHVVSHFLLAPHTTHYAVILWILIGTIFQGLYFFTQSSSILQAHADADWAGDPTDCHFTIDYYIFLGDSLVSWRAKKQTFIAQSSIEAEYRALIDPSTKVIAICWILEDLGTTQSFSTNLYCDNGSSIHIVHNNIFHEQTKYIENDCHFVQ; this is encoded by the coding sequence ATGGATGGCACTGCTTTGGATAATCCCACTCTCTACAGACAATTGGTTGGTGGTCTTGTCTATCTAACTGTTACTCGACCAGAGATTGCTTATCTTGTTCATGTTGTTAGCCATTTCTTATTAGCACCCCACACTACTCATTATGCTGTTATTCTTTGGATTCTTATAGGTACTATTTTTCAAGGTCTTTATTTTTTCACACAATCTTCTTCAATACTTCAAGCACATgctgatgctgattgggctggagACCCCACTGATTGCCATTTTACTATTGATTACTATATTTTTCTTGGTGACTCTCTTGTCTCCTGGCGTGCCAAGAAACAAACTTTTATAGCTCAATCAAGCATTGAAGCAGAATATCGTGCTCTGATTGACCCTTCTACTAAGGTCATTGCAATTTGTTGGATTCTTGAAGATTTGGGGACTACTCAATCTTTTTCTACTAATCTCTATTGTGATAATGGAAGTTCTATTCATATTGTCCATAATAATATCTTTCATGAGCAAACCAAATACATTGAGAATGATTGTCATTTTGTACAATAA